One Mycobacterium kubicae genomic window carries:
- a CDS encoding cytochrome P450, whose protein sequence is MATNVPRLTGPRALTTLFDLGFSSIAAGVLARRRPVIRLLEGMQADERAVKRIHQLRDEFGPGPVEVVIPGRRMVVIVDPHDVARVLDGSPTPFHPANLEKRKALQWFQPHGVLISRGPIREQRRALNEAALQTDSEIHRLADAFAAVIAEEADRIAEESLRRGNLDSSHFMTAWWRLVRRLVLGDDAADDDTITDQLRRLRKVGNWSFLAIPHRRLREQFTERLYGYAEVPQPGTLLHAVSEIPVNGAVDPIGQVPHWLFAFDAAGMASMRTLALISTHHEEYARALDDSADPNVIAPRAFLRSCVLESVRLWPTTPTILRDTTEDTQWRSGADEFTIKGGAAVMVVVPAFHRDENMLPFAHDFAPDIWLDGRAQQHPALVPFSAGPAECPARNLVLFVASTALAQLLSRLQLRLQSTPTLSPGKPLPMTLNQLTLDFAVDPLRQTTSATRTSSSTRT, encoded by the coding sequence ATGGCTACCAACGTTCCCCGGCTGACCGGTCCCCGAGCCCTTACCACCCTGTTCGATCTGGGATTCTCCTCGATTGCGGCCGGCGTGCTCGCCCGGCGCCGCCCGGTGATCCGTCTGCTGGAGGGCATGCAGGCCGACGAACGGGCCGTCAAGCGCATCCACCAACTGCGCGACGAATTCGGCCCTGGACCAGTGGAAGTCGTCATCCCCGGGCGGCGCATGGTGGTGATCGTCGACCCCCACGACGTCGCCCGCGTACTCGACGGGTCGCCGACACCGTTTCACCCCGCCAATCTGGAAAAGCGCAAGGCGCTGCAGTGGTTTCAGCCGCATGGGGTGTTGATCTCCCGCGGTCCGATACGGGAACAACGGCGCGCCCTGAATGAGGCTGCGCTACAGACTGACTCGGAGATCCACCGGCTGGCCGACGCGTTTGCTGCCGTCATTGCCGAAGAAGCCGACCGCATCGCCGAGGAGTCGCTGCGGCGCGGAAACCTCGATTCGTCGCATTTCATGACCGCGTGGTGGCGGCTGGTGCGCCGGCTCGTGCTGGGCGATGACGCCGCCGACGACGACACCATCACCGATCAGTTGCGGCGGTTGCGCAAGGTCGGCAACTGGTCGTTTCTGGCCATCCCGCACCGGCGCCTGCGCGAGCAGTTCACCGAACGCCTGTACGGCTATGCCGAAGTGCCGCAACCGGGCACCCTGCTGCACGCGGTTTCGGAGATTCCGGTCAACGGCGCCGTCGACCCCATCGGGCAGGTGCCGCACTGGTTGTTCGCCTTCGACGCGGCGGGGATGGCGTCGATGCGAACGCTGGCGCTGATCAGCACCCACCACGAGGAGTACGCCCGGGCGCTCGACGACTCGGCCGATCCCAACGTCATTGCACCGCGGGCGTTCCTGCGGTCCTGCGTGTTGGAGTCGGTGCGGCTGTGGCCGACCACGCCGACGATCCTGCGGGACACCACCGAGGACACCCAATGGCGGTCCGGCGCCGACGAATTCACTATCAAGGGTGGGGCGGCGGTCATGGTGGTGGTGCCGGCGTTCCACCGCGACGAGAACATGTTGCCGTTCGCCCACGACTTCGCTCCCGACATCTGGCTGGACGGCCGGGCTCAGCAGCACCCCGCGCTGGTGCCGTTCAGCGCCGGACCCGCCGAGTGCCCGGCGCGCAACCTGGTGCTGTTCGTGGCGAGCACGGCTCTGGCGCAACTGCTTTCGCGGCTACAGCTGCGGCTGCAGTCCACGCCGACGCTCTCACCCGGCAAGCCGTTGCCGATGACGCTGAACCAGTTGACCCTGGACTTCGCCGTCGATCCACTCAGGCAGACAACGTCTGCCACAAGAACGAGTAGCTCAACGCGGACTTGA
- a CDS encoding prolyl oligopeptidase family serine peptidase, translated as MTAEASHDNADPYLWLEDVTGDDALDWVRARNEPTLAKFCDEEFERMRVEALEVLDTDARIPYVVRRGEFLYNFWRDAANPRGLWRRTTLESYRTDSPEWDVLIDVDALGHTDNQKWVWAGAGVIEPEHTRALVALSPGGSDASVVREFDLRTGAFLDDGFQLPQAKSQVTWEDPDTVLLGTDFGADSLTDSGYPRVIKRWRRGTPLADAETVFEGERADVRVFASVDRTPGFERTLLGRALDFWNDELYELRGSELIRIDAPTDAGVSTHRDWILIELRTDWTVGDITYRAGSLLAAAYREFLAGTAALSVVFEPDEHTSLNQYAWTRDRLLMVTLADVASRVEVVTPGSWQREPMPGIPAATNTVIVAADDTGDEFFLDSSGFNSPSRLMRGDATGELALIKSAPAFFDPDSVSVTQHFVASADGTSIPYFMVRPVGAEGPGPTLLYGYGGFETSNTPSYSGVLGRLWLSRGGTYVLANIRGGGEYGPNWHTQAMREGRHKVAEDFVAVADDLVRRGITTVAQLGAQGGSNGGLLMGIMLTKYPERFGALVCSVPLLDMKRYHLLLAGASWMAEYGDPDNPDDWAFISEYSPYQNISADRRYPPILMTTSTRDDRVHPGHARKMTAALAAAGHPVWYYENIEGGHGGAADNEQLAFKSALSYSFLWQTLSA; from the coding sequence ATGACGGCAGAGGCTTCGCACGACAACGCTGACCCTTACCTGTGGCTCGAAGATGTCACCGGAGACGACGCGCTGGACTGGGTGCGCGCCCGCAACGAGCCGACGCTGGCGAAGTTCTGCGACGAGGAATTCGAGCGGATGCGGGTCGAGGCGCTCGAGGTGCTCGACACCGACGCGCGCATCCCCTACGTGGTGCGCCGCGGCGAGTTTCTGTACAACTTCTGGCGTGACGCGGCCAACCCGCGCGGGCTGTGGCGGCGCACCACGCTGGAGAGCTACCGGACCGACTCCCCCGAGTGGGACGTGCTGATCGACGTCGACGCGCTCGGACACACCGACAACCAGAAGTGGGTATGGGCCGGGGCCGGCGTCATCGAACCCGAGCACACCCGCGCGTTGGTCGCCCTGTCCCCAGGCGGTTCGGACGCCTCCGTCGTGCGTGAATTCGACTTGCGCACCGGCGCTTTCCTGGACGACGGCTTCCAGTTGCCGCAGGCCAAATCGCAAGTCACCTGGGAAGACCCCGATACCGTGCTGCTGGGCACCGACTTCGGCGCGGACTCGCTCACCGACTCCGGCTACCCGCGGGTGATCAAACGGTGGCGGCGCGGCACACCACTGGCCGACGCCGAGACGGTCTTCGAGGGCGAGCGCGCCGACGTTCGGGTGTTCGCATCGGTGGACCGAACACCGGGCTTCGAGCGCACCCTGTTGGGACGCGCGCTCGACTTCTGGAATGACGAACTGTACGAACTGCGCGGTAGCGAACTGATCCGCATCGACGCCCCCACCGACGCCGGGGTGTCGACCCACCGCGACTGGATACTGATCGAGTTGCGCACCGACTGGACCGTCGGTGACATCACCTACCGTGCGGGCTCGCTGTTGGCCGCCGCGTACCGCGAATTCCTCGCCGGCACAGCGGCATTGAGCGTCGTCTTCGAACCCGACGAGCACACCTCGCTCAACCAGTACGCGTGGACCCGAGACCGGCTGTTGATGGTCACACTGGCCGATGTGGCCAGCCGCGTCGAGGTCGTCACACCCGGCAGTTGGCAGCGCGAACCGATGCCCGGCATTCCTGCGGCCACCAACACCGTGATCGTCGCCGCCGACGACACCGGCGACGAGTTCTTCCTGGATTCCAGCGGATTCAACTCGCCCTCCCGGCTGATGCGCGGCGATGCAACCGGCGAGTTGGCGCTGATCAAATCCGCGCCGGCCTTCTTCGATCCCGACTCGGTCTCGGTGACACAGCATTTCGTGGCATCAGCGGACGGCACGTCAATTCCCTATTTCATGGTGCGGCCCGTCGGCGCCGAGGGTCCCGGCCCCACTCTGCTGTACGGCTACGGCGGGTTCGAGACGTCCAACACCCCCAGTTACAGCGGCGTACTGGGCCGCCTGTGGTTGTCGCGCGGCGGCACGTACGTACTGGCCAACATTCGCGGCGGCGGCGAATACGGCCCCAACTGGCACACCCAGGCCATGCGCGAGGGACGGCACAAGGTGGCCGAAGACTTCGTTGCGGTGGCCGATGACCTGGTGCGGCGCGGCATCACGACCGTCGCCCAACTCGGTGCGCAAGGCGGCAGCAACGGTGGACTGCTGATGGGGATCATGCTCACCAAGTACCCGGAGCGATTCGGCGCTCTGGTGTGCAGCGTGCCGTTGCTGGACATGAAGCGCTACCACCTGCTGCTGGCCGGAGCCTCATGGATGGCCGAATACGGCGACCCCGACAACCCTGACGATTGGGCGTTCATCTCCGAATACTCGCCGTATCAGAACATTTCGGCCGACCGGCGTTACCCGCCGATCTTGATGACGACCTCCACCCGTGACGACCGGGTGCATCCGGGTCACGCCCGCAAGATGACCGCCGCTTTGGCGGCAGCGGGGCACCCGGTCTGGTATTACGAGAACATCGAAGGCGGTCACGGCGGCGCGGCCGACAACGAGCAGTTGGCCTTCAAGTCCGCGTTGAGCTACTCGTTCTTGTGGCAGACGTTGTCTGCCTGA
- a CDS encoding aldehyde dehydrogenase family protein, producing the protein MTVFSRPGSAGALMSFESRYGNFIGGEWVAPAQGRYFENPSPVTGQPFCEIPRSDEADVEKALDAAHAAAPGWAKTSPAKRAAILSKIADRIDEHTAALAVAEVWDNGKPVREALAADIPLAADHFRYFAAAIRTQEGSLSQVDEDTVAYHFHEPLGVVGQIIPWNFPILMGAWKLAPALAAGNTVVLKPAEQTPASVLYLLSLIGDLLPPGVVNVVNGFGAEAGKPLASSNRIAKVAFTGETTTGRLIMQYASQNLIPVTLELGGKSPNIFFSDVMAANDDFQDKALEGFTLFALNQGEVCTCPSRSLIQADIHDEFLELAAIRTKAVRQGDPLDTETMLGSQASNDQLEKILSYIEIGKEEGAKLITGGERAELGGDLSGGYYMQPTIFSGNNKMRIFQEEIFGPVVAVTPFRDYDDAMGIANDTLYGLGAGVWSRDGNTAYRAGREIKAGRVWVNCYHVYPPHAAFGGYKLSGFGRECHKMALEHYQQTKNLMVSYSEKALGLF; encoded by the coding sequence ATGACTGTTTTCTCGCGTCCGGGTTCCGCCGGAGCGTTGATGTCCTTTGAGTCCCGGTACGGAAACTTCATCGGCGGTGAATGGGTCGCCCCGGCGCAGGGCCGCTACTTCGAGAACCCGTCGCCGGTCACCGGCCAGCCTTTCTGCGAGATTCCCCGATCCGATGAGGCCGATGTCGAGAAGGCGCTGGACGCCGCGCACGCCGCGGCGCCGGGTTGGGCGAAGACCTCGCCGGCGAAGCGGGCGGCGATCCTGAGCAAGATCGCCGACCGGATCGACGAGCACACCGCCGCCTTGGCGGTGGCCGAAGTGTGGGACAACGGCAAGCCGGTCCGTGAGGCGCTGGCCGCCGACATTCCCCTGGCCGCCGACCACTTCCGGTATTTCGCGGCGGCGATCCGGACCCAGGAAGGCTCGTTGTCCCAAGTCGACGAGGACACCGTCGCCTACCACTTCCACGAGCCGCTCGGCGTGGTCGGCCAGATCATCCCGTGGAACTTCCCGATCCTGATGGGTGCTTGGAAGCTGGCGCCGGCGCTCGCGGCCGGCAACACCGTGGTCCTCAAGCCCGCCGAGCAGACCCCGGCCTCGGTGCTCTACCTGTTGTCGCTGATCGGTGACCTGCTGCCGCCCGGTGTGGTCAACGTCGTCAACGGGTTCGGCGCCGAAGCCGGTAAGCCGCTGGCATCCAGCAACCGCATCGCGAAGGTCGCGTTCACCGGTGAGACCACCACCGGGCGCCTGATCATGCAGTACGCCTCCCAGAACCTGATTCCGGTCACCCTGGAACTCGGCGGCAAGAGCCCCAACATCTTCTTCTCCGACGTGATGGCGGCCAACGACGACTTCCAGGACAAGGCGCTGGAAGGGTTCACCCTGTTCGCCCTCAACCAGGGCGAGGTGTGCACCTGCCCGTCGCGCAGCCTGATCCAGGCCGACATCCACGACGAGTTCCTCGAACTCGCCGCCATCCGCACCAAAGCGGTTCGGCAGGGCGATCCGCTGGACACCGAGACCATGCTCGGGTCGCAGGCCTCCAACGACCAGTTGGAGAAGATCCTGTCCTACATCGAGATCGGCAAGGAAGAGGGCGCCAAGCTGATCACCGGCGGCGAGCGCGCCGAACTCGGTGGTGACCTGTCGGGCGGGTATTACATGCAGCCCACCATCTTCAGCGGCAACAACAAGATGCGGATCTTCCAGGAGGAGATCTTCGGGCCGGTGGTCGCGGTGACGCCGTTCCGCGACTACGACGACGCCATGGGCATCGCCAACGACACCTTGTACGGGCTGGGTGCCGGCGTGTGGAGCCGGGACGGCAACACCGCCTACCGGGCCGGCCGCGAGATCAAGGCCGGGCGGGTCTGGGTGAACTGCTACCACGTCTACCCCCCGCACGCGGCATTCGGCGGTTACAAGCTGTCCGGGTTCGGCCGGGAGTGCCACAAGATGGCGCTCGAGCACTACCAGCAGACCAAAAACCTGATGGTGTCCTACTCCGAGAAGGCGCTCGGGTTGTTCTGA
- a CDS encoding DUF779 domain-containing protein, producing MSATAPPGALITADAAALLAQLQQRHGPVMFHQSGGCCDGSSPMCYPSGDFLVGDRDVLLGVLDVGPDGVPVWISGAQYEAWKHTQLVIDVVPGRGGGFSLEAPEGLRFLSRGRVFTDAEQAALQSVPVITGAAYERGARPGLRGQVIADNAPGTCPVSRP from the coding sequence ATGAGCGCGACCGCCCCGCCGGGAGCGCTGATCACCGCCGATGCGGCGGCGTTGCTGGCCCAACTGCAGCAGCGCCACGGCCCGGTGATGTTTCACCAGTCCGGCGGCTGCTGCGACGGCTCCTCGCCGATGTGTTACCCGAGCGGGGACTTCCTGGTCGGTGACCGCGACGTCCTGCTGGGTGTGCTGGATGTGGGGCCGGACGGGGTGCCGGTGTGGATCTCGGGTGCCCAGTACGAAGCGTGGAAGCACACGCAGCTGGTCATCGACGTGGTGCCCGGACGCGGCGGCGGGTTCAGCCTGGAAGCACCCGAAGGGCTGCGATTCCTCAGCCGCGGCCGGGTGTTCACCGACGCAGAGCAGGCAGCGCTGCAGTCGGTTCCGGTGATCACCGGTGCCGCCTACGAGCGCGGCGCACGGCCCGGCTTGCGGGGGCAGGTCATCGCCGACAACGCGCCGGGAACGTGCCCGGTCTCTCGGCCATAA
- a CDS encoding putative holin → MIPLPRSWLLTSAMLVGVAVGQLAAVAATVLVHTQLRPEVIVALVVGIPSVIGVSAILFSGRRWVTLLGAFLVALAPGWFGVLVALRVINGG, encoded by the coding sequence GTGATTCCGCTTCCCCGGTCATGGCTGCTGACCAGCGCAATGCTGGTCGGCGTCGCGGTGGGGCAGCTGGCTGCGGTGGCAGCCACCGTACTGGTGCACACCCAGCTGCGCCCGGAGGTCATCGTCGCCCTGGTGGTCGGCATCCCCAGCGTGATCGGGGTGTCGGCGATCCTGTTCTCCGGACGTCGATGGGTGACGCTGCTAGGCGCCTTCCTGGTCGCGTTGGCGCCCGGGTGGTTCGGGGTGCTGGTGGCGCTGCGGGTGATCAACGGTGGCTGA
- the lpdA gene encoding dihydrolipoyl dehydrogenase, whose protein sequence is MTHYDVVVLGAGPGGYVAAIRAAQLGLNTAVVEPKYWGGVCLNVGCIPSKALLRNAELVHIFTKEAKTFGMSGDATFDYGVAYDRSRKVAEGRVAGVHFLMKKNKITEIHGYGKFTDAHTLSVDLNDGGSEEVTFDNIIIATGASTRLVPGTSLSDNVVTYEEQIMQRELPKSIVIAGAGAVGMEFGYVMKNYGVDVTIVEFLPRALPNEDAEVSKEIEKQFKKLGVKILTGTKVESISDDGSEVTVTVSKDGKSEELKADKVLQAIGFVPNVEGYGLDKAGVELTDRGAIGIGDYMQTSVSHIYAIGDVTGKLQLAHVAEAQGVVAAETIAGAETLALGDYRMMPRATFCQPQVASFGLTEQQARDEGYDVVVAKFPFTANAKAHGMGDPSGFVKLVADAKYGELLGGHLIGHDVSELLPELTLAQKWDLTATELARNVHTHPTMSEALQECFHGLTGHMINF, encoded by the coding sequence GTGACCCACTATGACGTCGTCGTCCTCGGAGCCGGTCCCGGCGGATATGTCGCAGCTATCCGCGCCGCCCAACTCGGACTGAACACCGCAGTCGTCGAACCGAAGTATTGGGGCGGGGTTTGCCTCAACGTCGGCTGCATCCCGTCCAAGGCGCTGCTGCGTAACGCCGAGCTGGTCCACATCTTCACCAAAGAGGCCAAGACGTTCGGCATGAGCGGTGACGCCACGTTCGACTACGGGGTCGCCTATGACCGCAGTCGCAAGGTGGCCGAAGGCCGTGTCGCCGGTGTGCACTTCCTGATGAAGAAGAACAAGATCACCGAGATCCACGGCTACGGCAAGTTCACCGATGCCCACACGTTGTCCGTCGACCTCAACGACGGTGGCAGCGAAGAGGTCACGTTCGACAACATCATCATCGCCACCGGCGCCAGCACCCGGCTGGTGCCGGGCACATCGCTGTCCGACAACGTGGTGACCTACGAAGAACAGATCATGCAGCGGGAGCTGCCGAAGTCCATCGTGATCGCCGGAGCCGGTGCCGTGGGCATGGAGTTCGGCTACGTGATGAAGAACTACGGCGTCGACGTGACGATCGTGGAGTTCTTGCCGCGGGCGCTGCCCAACGAGGACGCCGAGGTGTCCAAGGAGATCGAGAAGCAGTTCAAGAAGCTGGGTGTGAAGATCCTGACCGGCACCAAGGTCGAGTCGATCTCCGACGACGGCTCCGAAGTGACCGTCACCGTCAGCAAGGACGGCAAGTCAGAAGAACTCAAGGCCGATAAAGTGTTGCAGGCCATCGGGTTTGTGCCCAACGTCGAAGGTTACGGGCTGGACAAGGCCGGCGTCGAGCTGACCGACCGCGGCGCCATCGGCATCGGCGACTACATGCAGACTTCCGTCTCGCACATCTACGCCATCGGCGACGTCACCGGCAAGCTGCAACTGGCCCACGTGGCCGAGGCGCAGGGCGTGGTCGCCGCCGAAACCATCGCCGGCGCAGAGACTTTGGCGCTGGGCGACTACCGCATGATGCCGCGCGCGACGTTCTGCCAACCGCAGGTCGCCAGTTTCGGGCTCACCGAGCAGCAGGCCCGCGACGAAGGCTACGACGTGGTTGTCGCGAAATTCCCGTTCACCGCCAACGCGAAAGCGCATGGCATGGGCGACCCCAGCGGCTTTGTGAAGCTGGTGGCCGACGCCAAGTACGGCGAACTCCTGGGCGGGCACCTGATCGGTCACGACGTGTCGGAGTTGCTGCCGGAACTCACCCTGGCCCAGAAGTGGGACCTGACCGCCACCGAGTTGGCGCGCAACGTGCACACCCACCCCACCATGTCCGAGGCGCTGCAGGAGTGCTTCCACGGCCTGACCGGCCACATGATCAACTTCTAA
- a CDS encoding carboxymuconolactone decarboxylase family protein: MSSPEPAALQRIPSGRFRQLGPVNWVLARLGARTVRAPEMHLFTTLGYRQSLFWAWLLYGARLLRGRLPRADTELVILRVAHLRRCEYELQHHRRLARVQGLDANLQAAIFAWPDAPDAKGPRAVLSARQQALLKATDELVLDRSISAATWQQLAAHLNRQRLIEFCLLATQYDGLAATIHALGIPLDNPAD, translated from the coding sequence ATGAGCAGCCCGGAACCCGCTGCGCTGCAGCGCATCCCGTCCGGCCGGTTTCGTCAACTGGGACCGGTCAACTGGGTGCTCGCCCGACTGGGTGCGCGCACGGTGCGGGCACCGGAAATGCATTTGTTCACCACCTTGGGTTACCGCCAGTCGCTGTTCTGGGCGTGGCTGCTCTATGGCGCACGACTGTTGCGGGGACGACTTCCGCGTGCCGACACCGAATTGGTGATCCTGCGGGTCGCGCACCTACGCAGGTGCGAGTACGAGCTGCAGCATCATCGCCGGTTGGCGCGCGTGCAGGGGCTGGACGCCAATCTGCAGGCCGCCATCTTCGCCTGGCCCGACGCTCCGGATGCCAAGGGACCCAGGGCGGTTCTGAGCGCCCGTCAGCAGGCGCTGCTGAAGGCCACTGACGAGTTGGTGCTGGACCGCTCGATCAGCGCCGCCACCTGGCAACAACTGGCCGCTCACCTCAACCGGCAGCGGTTGATCGAATTCTGTTTACTGGCAACCCAATACGACGGGTTGGCCGCGACCATCCATGCGCTGGGCATCCCCCTGGACAACCCGGCGGACTGA
- the ramB gene encoding acetate metabolism transcriptional regulator RamB, with protein MTKTFVGSRVRQLRSERGFSQAALAQMLDISPSYLNQIEHDVRPLTVAVLLRITEVFGVDATFFASQDDTRLVAELREVTTDRDLDLDIDAREVAEMVNAHPDLARAVVNLHRRYRITTAQLAAATEERFFDGSSGTGSITMPHEEVRDYFYQRQNYLHELDTAAEDLTTRMRMHHGDLGRELTRRLAEVHGVHINRRIDLGDTVLHRYDPETKTLEISNHLASGQQVFKMAAELAYLEFGDLIDSMVADGKFTSDESRTLARLGLANYFAAAVVLPYRQFHDVAENFRYDVERLSAFYAVSYETIAHRLSTLQRPTMRGVPFSFVRVDRAGNMSKRQSATGFHFSSCGGTCPLWNVYETFANPGKISVQIAQMPDGRNYMWVARTVERRAARYGQPGKTFAIGLGCELRHAHRLVYSEGLDLSGNVASPIGAGCRVCERDNCPQRAFPALGRALDLDEHRSTVSPYLVKHA; from the coding sequence GTGACCAAGACGTTCGTCGGCTCGCGCGTCCGCCAGCTGCGCAGCGAGCGCGGCTTCAGCCAGGCCGCCCTGGCCCAGATGCTCGACATCTCCCCGAGCTACCTCAATCAGATCGAGCACGATGTCCGCCCGCTGACGGTGGCGGTGCTGCTGCGGATCACCGAGGTGTTCGGGGTCGATGCCACCTTCTTCGCCTCTCAGGACGACACCCGGCTGGTCGCCGAGCTGCGCGAGGTCACCACCGATCGCGATCTGGATCTCGACATCGACGCGCGCGAGGTCGCCGAGATGGTCAACGCGCATCCCGACCTGGCCCGCGCGGTGGTCAACCTGCACCGGCGGTATCGGATCACCACCGCGCAACTGGCCGCCGCCACCGAGGAGCGGTTCTTCGACGGCAGCAGCGGCACCGGGTCGATCACCATGCCGCACGAAGAGGTGCGCGACTACTTCTACCAACGGCAGAATTACCTGCACGAGCTGGACACCGCCGCCGAGGACCTGACCACTCGAATGCGGATGCATCATGGCGATCTGGGTCGGGAATTGACCCGCCGGCTGGCCGAGGTGCACGGCGTGCACATCAATCGACGTATCGATCTGGGCGATACGGTGTTGCACCGCTACGACCCCGAGACCAAGACGCTCGAGATCAGCAATCACCTCGCGTCGGGTCAGCAGGTGTTCAAGATGGCGGCCGAGTTGGCCTACCTGGAGTTCGGCGACCTGATCGACAGCATGGTCGCCGACGGCAAGTTCACCAGCGACGAGTCCCGCACGCTGGCCCGCCTCGGCCTGGCCAATTATTTCGCCGCCGCCGTGGTGCTGCCGTACCGCCAGTTCCATGACGTTGCGGAGAACTTTCGCTACGACGTCGAGCGACTTTCGGCGTTCTACGCGGTGAGCTACGAGACGATCGCACACCGGCTTTCGACGTTGCAGCGGCCCACCATGCGTGGCGTGCCGTTCTCCTTCGTCCGGGTCGACCGCGCCGGCAACATGTCGAAACGTCAGTCCGCGACGGGTTTTCACTTCTCCTCCTGCGGCGGCACCTGCCCGCTGTGGAACGTCTACGAAACGTTCGCCAACCCGGGCAAGATCTCGGTGCAGATCGCCCAGATGCCCGACGGCCGCAACTACATGTGGGTGGCCCGCACCGTCGAACGCCGCGCCGCCCGGTATGGTCAGCCCGGTAAGACCTTCGCGATCGGGCTCGGCTGCGAACTTCGCCACGCGCACCGACTCGTCTACTCGGAAGGACTCGACTTGTCGGGCAATGTAGCCAGTCCAATCGGCGCCGGTTGCCGGGTCTGCGAGCGCGACAACTGCCCGCAGCGTGCCTTCCCCGCGTTGGGTCGGGCGCTGGATCTCGACGAGCACCGCAGCACCGTGTCGCCGTATCTGGTGAAGCACGCATGA
- a CDS encoding acyl-[acyl-carrier-protein] thioesterase, with protein sequence MSLDKKLMPVPDGHPDVFDREWPLRVGDIDRTGRLRLDAACRHIQDIGQDQLREMGFEETHPLWIVRRTMVDLIRPIEFQDMLRLRRWCSGTSNRWCEMRVRVDGRKGGLIESEAFWININRETQMPSRIADDFLAGLHKTTSVDRLRWKGYLKPGSRDDALEIHEFPVRVTDIDLFDHMNNSVYWSVIEDYLASHPELLASPLRTTIEHEAPVALGDKLEIITHVHPPGSTDQFGPGLVDRTVTTLTYAVGDETKAVAALFTL encoded by the coding sequence GTGAGCCTGGACAAAAAGTTAATGCCCGTGCCCGACGGCCACCCCGATGTGTTCGATCGCGAATGGCCGCTGCGCGTCGGCGACATCGATCGCACCGGCCGGTTGCGGCTGGACGCGGCTTGCCGGCACATCCAGGACATCGGCCAGGACCAGCTGCGCGAGATGGGTTTCGAGGAGACCCACCCGCTGTGGATCGTCCGTCGCACCATGGTGGATCTGATCCGGCCCATCGAATTCCAGGACATGCTGCGGCTGCGGCGCTGGTGCTCGGGCACCTCCAACCGGTGGTGTGAGATGCGGGTCCGCGTCGACGGACGCAAGGGCGGACTCATCGAATCCGAGGCGTTCTGGATCAACATCAACCGCGAGACGCAGATGCCGTCGCGCATTGCCGACGACTTCCTGGCCGGGCTGCACAAGACCACCTCCGTCGACCGGTTGCGCTGGAAGGGCTATCTCAAGCCGGGCAGCCGCGACGACGCCCTGGAAATCCACGAATTCCCGGTGCGGGTGACCGACATCGACCTGTTCGACCACATGAACAACTCGGTGTACTGGAGCGTGATCGAGGACTACCTCGCGTCGCACCCCGAACTGCTGGCCAGCCCGCTGCGCACCACGATCGAGCACGAGGCGCCCGTCGCGCTGGGCGACAAGCTCGAGATCATCACGCATGTGCACCCGCCCGGTTCCACCGATCAGTTCGGTCCAGGGCTGGTCGACCGCACTGTTACAACGCTCACATATGCCGTCGGCGACGAGACCAAAGCGGTCGCCGCGCTGTTCACTCTTTAA